A single window of Rhizobium indicum DNA harbors:
- a CDS encoding bifunctional diguanylate cyclase/phosphodiesterase: MFSVITCIRDNHDWRLVLAAAAVCLVGAMAAMLLLSRAQECDAGRRKLWIGASAFAFGTGVWATHFIAMLAYDGGMPIGYQLGLTALSFLLSVAGSWAAILVASESRGRFSRIRGGVLMALGIASMHLTGMQAIETQAAILYDPSMTLSAVLAGALLSSAAFHAFFQLKGLRRLLASSISFVLAICALHFISMASITLVPDPGKQVPATVLDASLLAAIVVVAATALILIALAVVFIESHLTDLRGLANASQEGLLILREGRIIDANERFQGLSGWKLAGLAGKAPSAVLTAIQGTGQNRPSETLLNTRDGREIAVEVTASRIVYRGHNCEVLAVRDLTERRQAEEMIEHLAHHDVLTDLPNRSLFDTRIRQALQMAERKNSEVALFYLDLDRFKAVNDIFGHAEGDRILRKVASILRRVADESDTIARLGGDEFAIIQPAGQQPAAAQKLAAAILDEFAAEMDTARDPTAVGVSVGIAIYPADGAAAEELCNNADTALYRVKHDGRGKVCFFDADMDKAARNRRQIESELRHAIIRNQIHVDYQPILDALSGEIGGYEALMRWNRPGHGLTEPDIFIPIAEESGSIVQLGEWVLQQACREAVRWPLPLMIAVNLSPVQFMLPNLCERIEAILAETGLAPGRLELEITEAALIRDRDRVMTTLLRLHKLGVHIVMDDFGTGFSSLSNLRSFPFDKIKVDRSFTGVLEHDAAARSIVRAIIGLGHSLGMPVVTEGVETEMQRRIVVEEGCTQVQGLLLGKPDIEPSIKLAAHENALTAQIETGAPSLRRAQCAGE, encoded by the coding sequence ATGTTTTCGGTCATTACATGTATTCGGGACAACCACGATTGGCGGCTGGTGCTTGCGGCGGCCGCCGTCTGCCTGGTCGGCGCTATGGCGGCTATGCTGCTGCTTTCCCGCGCTCAGGAATGCGATGCCGGGCGGCGCAAGCTCTGGATCGGCGCCTCGGCTTTCGCTTTCGGCACCGGCGTATGGGCAACGCACTTCATCGCAATGCTGGCCTATGACGGCGGCATGCCGATCGGCTACCAACTGGGCCTGACGGCGCTTTCTTTCCTCCTGTCGGTTGCCGGTTCGTGGGCGGCGATCCTCGTCGCTTCGGAAAGCCGCGGCAGGTTTTCTCGCATCCGCGGCGGCGTCCTGATGGCGCTCGGCATCGCCTCCATGCACCTGACCGGCATGCAGGCGATCGAAACGCAGGCGGCAATTCTTTATGATCCCTCCATGACGCTGAGTGCGGTTCTCGCAGGAGCGCTGTTGTCGAGCGCCGCCTTCCACGCATTTTTCCAATTGAAGGGACTGAGGCGGCTCCTCGCCTCGTCAATCAGTTTCGTCCTCGCGATCTGCGCGCTCCATTTCATCTCGATGGCTAGCATCACGCTCGTGCCGGATCCCGGCAAGCAAGTTCCGGCAACGGTGCTCGACGCCAGCCTGCTTGCTGCGATCGTCGTTGTGGCGGCGACGGCGCTCATTCTGATCGCGCTGGCGGTGGTCTTTATCGAAAGCCACCTGACGGATCTGAGGGGGCTCGCGAATGCCTCACAGGAAGGGCTGCTGATCCTGCGGGAAGGCCGGATCATCGATGCCAATGAACGCTTCCAGGGGCTCTCCGGCTGGAAGCTTGCCGGTCTTGCCGGCAAGGCGCCCTCGGCTGTTTTGACTGCTATTCAGGGAACTGGGCAGAACAGACCCAGCGAGACGCTGCTCAACACCAGGGACGGCAGGGAGATCGCCGTCGAAGTGACCGCGAGCAGGATCGTCTATCGCGGGCACAACTGCGAGGTGCTGGCGGTGCGTGATCTCACCGAGCGCAGGCAGGCCGAGGAGATGATCGAGCATCTCGCCCACCACGACGTGCTCACCGATCTGCCGAACAGGTCGCTGTTCGATACCCGCATCCGGCAGGCGCTGCAGATGGCCGAACGAAAGAACAGCGAGGTTGCCCTCTTCTATCTCGACCTCGATCGCTTCAAGGCCGTCAACGATATCTTCGGTCATGCCGAAGGCGACCGTATTCTCCGCAAGGTCGCCTCGATCCTGCGCCGCGTGGCCGATGAGAGCGATACGATCGCCCGCCTCGGCGGCGATGAATTCGCCATCATTCAGCCCGCCGGGCAGCAGCCGGCGGCGGCGCAAAAGCTTGCGGCGGCGATCCTCGACGAATTCGCCGCCGAGATGGACACGGCGCGCGACCCGACCGCCGTCGGCGTCAGCGTCGGCATTGCAATCTATCCCGCGGATGGCGCTGCTGCTGAAGAACTCTGCAACAATGCCGATACTGCACTCTACCGCGTCAAGCATGACGGTCGCGGCAAGGTCTGTTTCTTCGACGCGGACATGGATAAGGCGGCACGGAACCGCCGCCAGATCGAAAGCGAACTGCGCCATGCGATCATCCGTAATCAGATCCATGTCGACTATCAGCCGATCCTCGATGCGCTGAGCGGCGAGATCGGCGGCTACGAGGCCCTGATGCGCTGGAACCGGCCAGGTCACGGCTTGACCGAGCCCGATATCTTCATCCCGATCGCCGAGGAAAGCGGCTCGATCGTCCAACTCGGCGAATGGGTGTTGCAGCAGGCCTGCAGGGAGGCTGTGCGCTGGCCGCTGCCGTTGATGATCGCCGTCAATCTCTCGCCGGTGCAATTCATGCTGCCGAACCTCTGCGAGCGGATCGAGGCGATCCTCGCCGAAACCGGGCTTGCGCCCGGCCGGCTGGAGCTCGAGATCACCGAGGCGGCCCTCATTCGCGATCGCGACCGGGTGATGACGACACTATTGCGGCTGCACAAGCTCGGCGTTCACATCGTCATGGATGATTTCGGCACCGGTTTTTCTTCGCTTTCCAACCTGCGTTCATTCCCTTTCGACAAGATCAAGGTCGACCGCAGTTTCACCGGAGTGCTGGAACATGATGCGGCGGCGCGCTCGATCGTGCGCGCCATCATCGGCCTAGGTCATAGCCTCGGCATGCCTGTCGTGACGGAGGGCGTGGAAACCGAGATGCAGCGCCGGATCGTCGTCGAGGAAGGCTGCACGCAAGTACAGGGCCTTTTACTCGGCAAGCCGGATATCGAGCCGAGCATCAAGCTTGCCGCCCACGAAAACGCCCTGACCGCACAGATCGAAACCGGCGCGCCGTCGCTGCGACGCGCACAGTGTGCTGGCGAGTGA
- the polA gene encoding DNA polymerase I produces the protein MKKGDHLFLVDGSGFIFRAFHALPPLTRKTDGLPIGAVSGFCNMLWKLLRDARNTDVGVTPTHLAVIFDYSARTFRKDLYDAYKANRSAPPEELIPQFGLIREATRAFNLPCIETEGFEADDIIATYARQAEATGADVTIVSSDKDLMQLVSPNVHMYDSMKDKQIGIPDVIEKWGVPPEKMIDLQAMTGDSVDNVPGIPGIGPKTAAQLLEEYGDLDTLLERAAEIKQVKRRETILANIDMARLSRDLVRLRTDVPLDLDLDALVLEPQNGPKLIGFLKTMEFTTLTRRVAEACACDAGAIEPAIVRTEWGETARGPDLDAAEPEPVAGGIPDVSGESVPLPPRAKAKTAVEGAFSPADLANARAEAFATLPFDHSAYVTIRDLATLDRWIADARATGLVAFDTETTSLDAMQAELVGFSLAIADNTADPTGTKIRAAYVPLVHKNGVGDLLGGGLAENQIPMGDALPRLKALLEDEAVLKVAQNLKYDYLLLKRYGIETRSFDDTMLISYVLDAGTGAHGMDPLSEKFLGHTPIPYKDVAGSGKANVTFDLVDIDRATHYAAEDADVTLRLWLVLKPRLAAAGLTSVYERLERPLLPVLARMEARGITVDRQILSRLSGELAQGAARLEDEIYVLAGERFNIGSPKQLGDILFGKMGLAGGNKTKTGQWSTSAQVLEDLAAAGLELPRKIVDWRQLTKLKSTYTDALPGYVHPETKRVHTSYSLASTTTGRLSSSEPNLQNIPVRTAEGRKIRTAFISTPGHKLISADYSQIELRVLAHVAEIPQLTKAFEDGVDIHAMTASEMFGVPVEGMPGEVRRRAKAINFGIIYGISAFGLANQLSIERSEAGDYIKKYFERFPGIRDYMESRKAMARDKGYVETIFGRRINYPEIRSSNPSVRAFNERAAINAPIQGSAADVIRRAMIKIEPALVEVGLADRVRMLLQVHDELIFEVEDEDVEKAMPTIVSVMENATMPALEMRVPLRVDARAATNWDEAH, from the coding sequence ATGAAAAAAGGCGATCACCTCTTCCTAGTCGATGGTTCCGGATTCATCTTCCGGGCGTTTCATGCATTGCCGCCGCTGACCCGCAAGACCGACGGCCTGCCGATCGGCGCTGTGTCCGGTTTCTGCAACATGCTGTGGAAGCTGCTGAGGGATGCGCGCAATACCGATGTCGGCGTGACGCCGACCCATCTTGCCGTCATCTTCGACTATTCCGCCAGGACGTTTCGCAAGGATCTCTACGACGCCTATAAGGCGAACCGATCTGCGCCGCCGGAAGAGCTCATCCCGCAATTCGGCCTCATCCGCGAGGCGACCCGCGCCTTCAATCTGCCCTGCATCGAGACCGAAGGCTTCGAGGCCGACGACATCATCGCCACCTACGCCCGCCAGGCCGAAGCGACTGGCGCCGATGTCACCATCGTCTCCTCCGACAAAGATCTGATGCAGCTCGTCAGCCCCAATGTCCACATGTATGACAGCATGAAGGACAAGCAGATCGGCATTCCTGATGTCATCGAGAAATGGGGCGTGCCGCCGGAAAAGATGATCGATCTGCAGGCGATGACCGGCGATTCGGTCGACAATGTTCCCGGCATTCCCGGCATTGGCCCGAAAACCGCCGCCCAGCTTCTCGAGGAATACGGCGATCTTGATACGCTGCTCGAACGCGCCGCCGAGATCAAGCAGGTCAAGCGCCGCGAGACGATCCTCGCCAATATCGACATGGCCAGGCTCTCGCGCGACCTCGTGCGGCTGCGCACCGATGTGCCACTCGATCTCGATCTCGACGCGCTGGTGCTGGAGCCGCAGAACGGCCCGAAGCTGATAGGCTTCCTGAAGACGATGGAATTCACCACGCTGACGCGCCGCGTCGCCGAAGCCTGCGCTTGCGATGCCGGCGCCATCGAACCGGCGATCGTCCGCACCGAATGGGGTGAGACGGCCCGCGGCCCGGATCTCGATGCGGCCGAGCCCGAGCCCGTTGCCGGCGGCATCCCCGACGTTTCGGGTGAATCCGTGCCGCTGCCGCCGCGCGCGAAGGCGAAGACCGCCGTCGAAGGCGCCTTTTCGCCCGCCGATCTTGCCAACGCTCGGGCCGAGGCCTTTGCGACGCTGCCCTTCGATCATTCGGCCTATGTCACGATCCGCGACCTGGCAACGCTCGACCGCTGGATCGCCGATGCGCGCGCGACCGGCCTCGTTGCTTTCGATACCGAGACCACGTCGCTGGATGCGATGCAGGCCGAACTCGTCGGCTTTTCGCTGGCGATCGCCGACAATACGGCCGATCCCACCGGCACGAAGATCCGCGCCGCCTATGTGCCGCTTGTCCATAAGAACGGCGTCGGCGATCTGCTCGGCGGCGGCCTTGCCGAAAACCAGATCCCGATGGGCGATGCCCTGCCGCGGTTGAAGGCATTGCTGGAGGACGAAGCGGTTCTCAAGGTCGCCCAGAATCTGAAATACGACTACCTGCTGTTGAAGCGCTATGGCATCGAGACCAGGAGTTTCGACGACACGATGCTGATCTCCTACGTGCTGGACGCCGGCACCGGCGCGCATGGCATGGACCCGCTCTCGGAAAAATTCCTCGGCCATACCCCGATTCCTTACAAGGACGTGGCGGGCAGCGGCAAGGCGAACGTCACCTTCGATCTGGTCGATATCGACCGCGCCACCCACTATGCCGCCGAAGATGCCGACGTGACGCTGCGCCTCTGGCTGGTGCTGAAGCCCCGGCTGGCGGCGGCGGGATTGACCAGCGTCTATGAACGGCTGGAGCGGCCGCTGTTGCCGGTACTGGCACGCATGGAAGCGCGCGGCATCACCGTCGACCGGCAGATCCTGTCGCGCCTCTCCGGCGAACTGGCCCAGGGTGCAGCAAGGCTCGAGGACGAGATCTACGTGCTGGCCGGCGAGCGGTTCAACATCGGCTCGCCGAAGCAGCTGGGCGATATCCTGTTCGGCAAGATGGGCCTTGCCGGCGGCAACAAGACGAAAACGGGGCAATGGTCCACCTCCGCGCAGGTGCTCGAGGATCTGGCCGCCGCCGGTTTGGAGCTGCCGCGCAAGATCGTTGACTGGCGCCAGCTCACCAAGCTGAAATCCACCTATACCGACGCGCTCCCCGGCTATGTCCATCCGGAGACCAAGCGGGTCCACACCTCCTATTCGCTGGCATCGACGACCACGGGGCGCCTGTCCTCCTCCGAGCCGAACCTGCAGAATATTCCGGTTCGCACCGCAGAAGGCCGAAAGATCCGCACCGCCTTCATCTCGACGCCTGGCCACAAGCTGATCTCCGCCGACTACAGCCAGATCGAACTGCGCGTGCTTGCCCATGTCGCCGAGATCCCGCAGCTGACCAAGGCTTTCGAAGATGGCGTCGACATCCACGCCATGACGGCGTCGGAAATGTTCGGCGTGCCGGTGGAAGGCATGCCGGGCGAGGTGCGCCGCCGCGCCAAGGCAATCAATTTCGGCATCATCTACGGCATCTCGGCCTTCGGCCTCGCCAATCAGCTTTCGATCGAGCGTTCGGAAGCCGGCGACTACATCAAGAAGTATTTCGAGCGTTTCCCCGGCATCCGCGACTATATGGAAAGCCGAAAGGCCATGGCGCGCGACAAGGGTTATGTCGAGACGATCTTCGGTCGCCGCATCAACTATCCCGAAATCCGCTCGTCCAATCCTTCCGTGCGCGCCTTTAACGAGCGTGCGGCGATCAACGCGCCGATCCAGGGCTCGGCTGCCGACGTCATTCGCCGGGCAATGATCAAGATAGAGCCGGCACTTGTTGAAGTCGGCCTTGCCGATCGCGTCCGCATGCTGCTGCAGGTGCATGACGAACTCATCTTCGAGGTCGAGGACGAGGATGTCGAAAAGGCGATGCCAACAATCGTCTCGGTCATGGAAAACGCCACCATGCCGGCGCTGGAAATGCGCGTGCCGCTAAGGGTCGATGCCCGCGCCGCCACCAATTGGGACGAGGCGCACTAA
- a CDS encoding SH3 domain-containing protein: MKNLFVKIAAAGMLMLAPAIAQAAEGYSTANVNMRAGPSTRYPAVAVIPAGSSVEIRGCLSEVNWCDVEFYGGRGWVSGQYVQALYQQRRVYVGPQYYRPLGIPMIRFSVDNYWDRYYRNRDFYRDRDRWSRGPDYYYRDRDNRDRDRDRDNRDRDRNWRERDGDRDGRDRDRDWRDDNQRDDRQRDDRQRGERQRDDRRGDDRRPDRRNFDCRPGDPSCDE; encoded by the coding sequence GTGAAAAATCTCTTTGTTAAAATCGCAGCCGCCGGCATGCTTATGCTGGCGCCCGCCATAGCGCAGGCCGCCGAGGGCTACTCGACGGCGAACGTCAACATGCGTGCCGGTCCGAGCACCCGATATCCTGCCGTCGCCGTCATCCCCGCCGGTTCTTCCGTCGAGATCCGCGGATGCCTTTCCGAGGTCAATTGGTGCGACGTCGAATTCTACGGCGGCCGCGGCTGGGTTTCCGGCCAGTATGTGCAGGCCCTCTACCAACAGCGCCGCGTCTATGTCGGCCCGCAATATTACCGTCCGCTCGGCATTCCGATGATTCGCTTCAGCGTCGACAATTATTGGGACCGCTATTACCGCAACCGTGATTTCTATCGCGACCGTGACCGCTGGAGCCGCGGCCCGGATTATTACTACCGCGACCGCGACAATCGGGATCGCGACCGCGATCGGGATAACCGGGATCGCGACCGTAACTGGCGCGAGCGGGATGGCGACCGAGATGGGCGCGACCGCGATCGTGACTGGCGCGACGACAATCAAAGGGACGATCGGCAAAGGGACGATCGGCAAAGAGGTGAACGGCAGAGGGACGACCGGAGAGGCGATGATCGCAGGCCGGACCGCAGGAATTTTGATTGCCGCCCCGGCGATCCCTCTTGCGACGAATGA
- a CDS encoding dipeptidase — protein sequence MTDINQVLERADQNLPSSLEKLFELLRIQSISTDPAYKAECRKAAEWLVAYLGTLGFTASLRDTPGHPMVVAHHAGASADAPHVLFYGHYDVQPVDPIELWENDPFEPSIKDVGEGRKILTGRGTSDDKGQLMTFVEACRAYKEINGALPCRITILFEGEEESGSPSLKPFLEANTAELKADYALVCDTGMWDRNTPAIAAALRGLVGEEVIVTAADRDLHSGLFGGAAANPIHILVEALAGLHDETGRITLDGFYDGVEETPDNIKASWETLGKTAESFLGEVGLSIPSGEKGRSVLELTWARPTAEINGIWGGYTGEGFKTVIAAKASAKVSFRLVGTQDPAAIREAFRSYISAKIPADCSVEFHPHGGSPAIHLSYDSPVLTKAKNALSDEWPKPAIVIGMGGSIPIVGDFQKMLGMESLLVGFGLSDDRIHSPNEKYELVSYHKGIRSWVRILRALAA from the coding sequence ATGACCGATATCAATCAGGTGCTTGAGCGCGCGGATCAGAACCTTCCATCGAGCCTCGAAAAGCTGTTCGAGCTTCTGCGCATCCAATCGATTTCCACCGATCCCGCCTATAAAGCCGAATGCCGGAAGGCCGCCGAATGGCTCGTCGCCTATCTCGGGACGCTCGGCTTTACGGCCTCGCTGCGCGATACGCCTGGCCATCCGATGGTGGTCGCCCACCATGCCGGCGCTTCCGCCGATGCGCCGCATGTTCTCTTCTACGGCCATTACGATGTTCAGCCGGTCGATCCGATCGAGCTCTGGGAAAACGACCCGTTCGAGCCATCGATCAAGGATGTCGGCGAGGGCCGCAAGATCCTGACCGGCCGCGGCACCTCCGACGACAAGGGCCAGTTGATGACCTTCGTCGAGGCTTGCCGCGCCTATAAGGAGATCAACGGCGCGCTTCCCTGCCGCATCACCATCCTCTTCGAGGGCGAGGAGGAATCCGGCTCGCCGTCCCTGAAGCCCTTCCTCGAAGCCAATACCGCCGAGCTCAAGGCCGATTATGCGCTGGTCTGCGATACCGGCATGTGGGACCGCAACACGCCGGCGATCGCCGCGGCGCTGCGCGGCCTCGTCGGCGAGGAAGTGATCGTGACGGCCGCCGACCGTGACCTGCATTCCGGTCTCTTCGGCGGCGCGGCCGCCAATCCGATCCACATTCTCGTCGAGGCTCTTGCCGGCCTGCATGACGAGACGGGCCGCATCACGCTTGACGGCTTCTATGATGGCGTCGAGGAAACGCCTGACAACATCAAGGCCTCATGGGAGACGCTCGGCAAGACCGCGGAGAGCTTCCTCGGCGAAGTCGGCCTTTCCATTCCATCGGGTGAAAAAGGCCGCTCGGTGCTGGAACTCACCTGGGCGCGGCCGACCGCCGAAATCAACGGCATCTGGGGCGGATATACCGGCGAAGGCTTCAAGACGGTGATCGCCGCCAAGGCTTCGGCGAAGGTTTCGTTCCGGCTTGTCGGAACGCAGGATCCGGCGGCCATCCGCGAGGCTTTCCGCAGCTATATCAGTGCGAAGATTCCCGCTGATTGCTCGGTCGAGTTCCATCCGCATGGCGGCTCGCCGGCGATTCATCTTTCCTATGATTCGCCTGTTCTCACCAAGGCGAAGAACGCGCTTTCCGACGAGTGGCCGAAGCCCGCCATCGTCATCGGCATGGGTGGGTCGATCCCGATCGTCGGAGATTTCCAGAAGATGCTCGGCATGGAATCGCTGCTCGTCGGCTTCGGCCTCAGCGACGATCGCATCCACTCTCCGAACGAGAAATACGAGCTCGTCTCCTACCACAAGGGCATTCGCTCCTGGGTGCGGATACTTCGGGCGCTCGCTGCCTGA
- a CDS encoding MarR family winged helix-turn-helix transcriptional regulator, whose translation MDSGAYLASQLAKGFARSLHQRAVGLGFSPGQFPILLELWAEDGLTQKQLLERVDIEQATMANTLSRMVRDGLIERRPHPSDKRAQLLFLTPKARAMEAEAIETAREADLALFKGFRVFERELTLEYIRRLLENAKAL comes from the coding sequence ATGGATTCGGGAGCCTACCTTGCCAGCCAGCTGGCGAAAGGGTTTGCCCGCTCGCTGCACCAGCGCGCGGTTGGGCTCGGTTTTTCTCCGGGCCAGTTCCCCATTCTGCTGGAACTCTGGGCCGAGGACGGGCTGACCCAGAAACAGCTTCTCGAGCGGGTCGATATCGAACAGGCGACCATGGCCAATACGCTTTCGCGCATGGTCCGAGACGGGTTGATCGAACGCCGGCCGCATCCATCCGACAAGCGGGCGCAACTGCTCTTCCTGACGCCGAAGGCCCGCGCCATGGAGGCCGAGGCAATCGAGACCGCGCGCGAGGCCGACCTTGCGCTGTTTAAAGGGTTTCGAGTTTTCGAGCGCGAGCTGACACTCGAATATATCCGCCGGCTTCTGGAAAACGCCAAGGCGCTCTGA